A window of Fluoribacter dumoffii NY 23 contains these coding sequences:
- a CDS encoding MFS transporter, translating into MNLSTETSANNSKRTIIWLVSVFFLLFQFFLQLSSGIIIGAIMHEQKLTAFTAGLLSSAFYYVYTTMQIPVGLLFDRYNTRTLLSLNALLCAVGCFIFATGYNLFLLFLGRLIIGGGSAFAFVGMTRVLRQHFPLKQYAFMIGLTETLGFTVTVISMIGMGSQITRISWHYFLAGAGVIGLLIAFLCANCIPNNRPVISDHHQYKKHLLLMLKNKLVWMNGLFVGLEFSVITVFAAMWAVPFLQLKLECSIETASILTSMILLGAGLSCPIYGWLSINLPKRKPLIHISCFSTAILFILVLYSPNNHLLLTGSLLFAIGLCCGAYMLAFTIANELAPEESLSACTGFTNTLAMATAPLLQPFIGYLLDYSKGSTTLHTLTDYQHTLLIIPAALVIASALSQFLPEKEM; encoded by the coding sequence ATGAATTTATCCACTGAAACATCTGCCAATAATTCCAAAAGAACAATCATATGGTTGGTCAGCGTATTCTTTCTATTATTTCAATTTTTTTTGCAATTATCCTCAGGAATTATTATTGGCGCGATAATGCATGAGCAAAAACTCACTGCATTTACAGCTGGCCTATTAAGCAGTGCCTTTTATTATGTCTATACTACGATGCAAATTCCCGTCGGCCTTCTCTTTGACAGGTACAATACGCGAACACTGCTGTCCTTAAACGCCTTATTGTGTGCAGTGGGATGTTTTATCTTTGCTACTGGATATAACTTATTTTTACTATTTCTTGGGCGTTTAATAATTGGCGGTGGCTCTGCTTTTGCTTTCGTTGGTATGACCCGGGTATTACGCCAACATTTTCCCCTGAAACAATATGCTTTTATGATTGGGCTTACAGAAACCCTGGGATTTACTGTAACTGTAATTAGCATGATTGGCATGGGTTCACAAATAACCCGCATCAGTTGGCATTATTTCCTTGCCGGTGCCGGGGTCATTGGGCTTTTAATCGCCTTTCTTTGCGCAAATTGTATTCCCAACAACAGGCCAGTAATCAGTGACCATCATCAATACAAAAAACATTTACTACTCATGCTGAAAAATAAATTGGTATGGATGAACGGATTGTTTGTAGGCTTGGAATTTTCAGTGATTACTGTTTTTGCGGCAATGTGGGCTGTTCCTTTTCTCCAGTTAAAACTGGAGTGCTCAATAGAAACGGCGAGTATTCTCACCTCGATGATTTTACTGGGAGCAGGGTTAAGCTGCCCTATCTACGGCTGGCTGTCTATCAATCTCCCAAAACGCAAACCCCTAATTCATATTTCCTGCTTTTCAACCGCCATTTTATTCATCCTTGTTCTTTATTCACCTAATAATCATCTGCTCCTGACCGGCTCTTTATTGTTTGCGATTGGACTGTGTTGCGGCGCCTACATGCTTGCCTTTACCATTGCCAATGAGCTGGCTCCAGAAGAATCACTCTCTGCATGTACAGGATTCACCAATACTTTGGCCATGGCTACCGCGCCTCTATTACAACCCTTCATTGGTTATTTGCTGGATTACTCTAAAGGCAGTACCACCCTACATACTCTTACTGATTATCAACATACCCTTTTAATTATTCCTGCGGCACTGGTTATCGCCAGTGCTCTATCTCAATTTCTTCCAGAAAAAGAGATGTAA
- a CDS encoding SGNH/GDSL hydrolase family protein: protein MAASKQPKDSNPLSQPQKEITHFVIFGDSLSDGKNMGEKASFLGPLAKKLWLKITGLNNSPKERFTNGYTWADSLKSTLVSKFLNDEQLKKDPFGKFNLNNADISDDVISHPSGKHYSRDALKAEIRKVRRKKRVDAREEGHLFTTDKENTIGKPVTARDNADIADIALAHSHKPKAERTQLQKRIGILKGAALQGSSDDISDQLITDKRYQEYVQEYYSLDNGRVAQYNGQNFFRNYSQGGSTSYDYSWKAIFLSLFSPLQAIKLFFTRLMVSNVSKQVEQYLEDCEKEEISPEQMEKTLITVFSGANDLITVNSEPTEEAAELAAQSNIDNIEKLIKQGYSNFVLCNLPDLSLTPRYQRKSDDERNTAKRISNLYNQKLNDKLQFLKERYPGCSLELFDISSVFTKIYEDVDTKGENSEYHEYFDKKELRQPYLDYAKEHNIKVTPGGVAPGYKHMFWDDVHPTATMHALLMSEFYKSQQGLAKFRVTAPAELSEEHLCKIFNRKYHEKLKEYSLGSLSLYDELPIDYNVSQKALISILRYALDEQNEDCDCLREAMSDLGWWVNDKPNMSIPALADAMWVLNPGYAQKLEAQLDPHLAEPNSHKMMLGALGGEIVGQKPQPKRVHPQLDPVVEERLKKIIHTDSNLKHEPSTPPIINPLTI, encoded by the coding sequence ATGGCAGCTTCAAAACAACCTAAAGACTCGAACCCTCTGTCACAACCTCAAAAGGAAATAACCCATTTTGTAATATTTGGTGATAGCCTTTCTGATGGAAAAAATATGGGTGAAAAGGCTTCTTTCCTGGGGCCGCTGGCGAAAAAATTATGGCTAAAAATCACCGGCCTAAATAATTCACCTAAAGAACGGTTCACTAATGGTTATACTTGGGCTGACTCCCTGAAATCAACTCTCGTCAGTAAATTCCTTAACGACGAGCAATTAAAAAAAGACCCCTTTGGGAAGTTTAATTTAAATAATGCTGACATAAGCGATGATGTTATTTCTCATCCATCCGGAAAACATTACTCCAGAGATGCATTAAAAGCCGAAATAAGAAAAGTAAGGAGAAAAAAACGCGTAGACGCCAGAGAAGAGGGCCATCTATTTACAACCGACAAAGAGAACACGATTGGGAAACCGGTAACTGCCCGGGATAATGCTGATATAGCTGATATCGCTCTTGCTCATAGTCATAAACCGAAGGCCGAACGTACTCAACTTCAAAAAAGAATAGGGATTCTAAAAGGAGCGGCGCTTCAAGGATCTTCTGATGATATCTCTGACCAATTAATAACAGATAAGCGCTATCAGGAATACGTTCAAGAATATTATTCCCTCGATAATGGACGGGTAGCTCAATATAATGGGCAGAATTTTTTTAGAAACTACAGCCAGGGTGGTTCAACATCTTATGATTACAGCTGGAAAGCTATTTTCCTTTCGCTTTTTTCCCCCTTACAAGCAATTAAGTTATTCTTTACTCGCCTAATGGTATCTAACGTATCCAAGCAAGTAGAGCAATACCTTGAAGATTGTGAAAAAGAGGAAATATCACCAGAACAAATGGAGAAAACGCTTATCACTGTATTTTCAGGTGCAAATGATTTAATTACCGTTAATTCAGAGCCCACAGAGGAAGCAGCAGAATTGGCTGCCCAAAGTAATATAGATAATATTGAGAAATTAATTAAGCAGGGCTATAGCAATTTTGTTTTATGTAATCTACCTGATTTATCATTGACTCCACGCTATCAACGTAAGTCTGATGATGAGCGTAACACTGCTAAAAGAATATCAAACCTATACAATCAAAAATTAAATGACAAACTGCAATTCTTAAAAGAAAGATATCCTGGTTGTTCGTTGGAACTTTTTGATATCAGCAGCGTCTTTACCAAAATTTATGAAGATGTGGATACAAAGGGTGAAAATTCAGAGTACCACGAATATTTTGACAAAAAGGAACTAAGACAACCTTATCTGGATTATGCGAAAGAACATAATATAAAGGTAACCCCAGGCGGAGTTGCTCCGGGTTACAAACACATGTTTTGGGATGATGTTCATCCAACTGCGACGATGCATGCATTACTGATGTCGGAATTTTACAAAAGCCAGCAAGGCCTGGCGAAATTTAGAGTAACAGCACCAGCAGAACTCAGTGAAGAACATTTATGTAAAATCTTTAATCGCAAATACCATGAAAAACTAAAAGAGTATTCATTGGGGTCTTTAAGTCTTTATGACGAGCTTCCCATAGATTATAACGTATCGCAAAAAGCCTTAATTTCTATTTTACGTTATGCGCTCGATGAGCAAAACGAGGACTGTGATTGTCTGCGTGAAGCAATGAGCGATTTAGGATGGTGGGTGAATGATAAACCTAATATGAGCATTCCGGCCCTAGCAGATGCTATGTGGGTATTGAATCCTGGTTATGCACAAAAATTGGAAGCGCAATTAGATCCTCATTTAGCAGAACCTAACTCGCATAAGATGATGCTTGGAGCCCTGGGTGGAGAAATTGTTGGGCAAAAACCTCAGCCTAAAAGAGTTCATCCACAACTGGATCCTGTAGTCGAGGAAAGATTGAAAAAAATCATACATACGGATTCAAATTTAAAACATGAGCCCTCAACACCACCGATTATTAATCCTCTGACTATATAA